Proteins from a genomic interval of Lolium perenne isolate Kyuss_39 chromosome 1, Kyuss_2.0, whole genome shotgun sequence:
- the LOC127334025 gene encoding uncharacterized protein encodes MARFCFLCCLVAQALLILLAGLASSSAEQGQAHVRHELPAPACSGQRDEARPLLGFLGLRSPRGAPPPPQAARPNRLATMPPATPPPPPTLPPPQRPAKTYYCTSSIAVKAESTSCGFPIPFMLLLVCGHSSSAPPVTELSSLHKFRSQEAHKSRSRALPFANMARFVSCLLAQPLPAVVAALVLSSAERCQAHSYLTQLEHAPASSDQLDQTPTAPLRLLGSREPEAPPPPEPAANRRSRRSTSPEPPPPPPPLSSEPSSPPPLSPEPPPPPPPPPSPAQRS; translated from the exons ATGGCCAGATTCTGCTTCCTGTGCTGCTTGGTGGCTCAAGCTCTCCTGATCCTACTAGCTGGCTTGGCCTCGTCGAGCGCCGAGCAAGGCCAAGCTCACGTGCGCCACGAGTTGCCGGCGCCGGCATGCTCCGGCCAGCGCGATGAAGCTCGACCACTGTTGGGGTTTCTTGGTTTGAGGTCGCCACGcggagctccgccgccaccacaaGCAGCACGACCGAATCGTTTGGCGACGATGCCACCAGCGACCCCTCCGCCACCGCCCACATTGCCGCCGCCACAACGACCAGCAAAAACATACTACTGTACTAGCTCTATCGCTGTAAAGGCTGAATCGACGTCATGTGGGTTTCCCATTCCTTTTATGTTACTACTGGTGTGTGGT CACAGCTCATCCGCACCGCCCGTGACTGAATTAAGTTCGCTGCATAAATTCAGGTCACAGGAGGCACATAAATCAAGGTCGAGAGCATTACCGTTTGCGAACATGGCAAGATTCGTGTCCTGCTTATTGGCACAGCCTCTGCCGGCCGTAGTAGCGGCGTTGGTTTTGTCGAGTGCCGAGCGATGCCAAGCTCACTCCTACCTCACGCAGCTGGAGCACGCTCCGGCGTCTTCTGATCAACTTGACCAAACCCCAACAGCACCACTGAGACTTCTTGGTTCGAGAGAACCGGAAGCTCCGCCACCGCCAGAACCAGCGGCCAACCGTCGGTCAAGGAGGTCGACGTCACCggaaccaccacctccaccaccaccactctcGTCAGAACCGTCGTCTCCACCACCACTCTCGCCAgaaccgccgcctccgcctccgccaccaCCCTCGCCAGCACAACGCTCTTAG